A window of the Phaenicophaeus curvirostris isolate KB17595 chromosome 9, BPBGC_Pcur_1.0, whole genome shotgun sequence genome harbors these coding sequences:
- the CHST3 gene encoding carbohydrate sulfotransferase 3 has product MEIRRTLPQDVWELLHCLKMRSKYAILLVFVIGLVIIEKENNFISRVSDKLKQSPQALVEANGTEISPAPAENGSLASLQELDAAFSQLRSRLHNVTLQLVGNRDPGPRRHVLLMATTRTGSSFVGEFFNQQGNIFYLFEPLWHIERTVTFEPGGANAVGSALVYRDVLKQLLLCDLYILESFILPAPEGHLTPFMFRRGSSRSLCEEPVCTPSSKKVFEKYHCKNRRCGPLNITLAAEACRRKQHVALKTVRIRQLEFLQPLVEDPRLDVRIIQLVRDPRAVLASRIVAFSGKYETWKKWASEGEAPLHEEEVQRLRGNCESIRLSAELGLRRPRWLRGRYMLVRYEDVARAPLQKAEEMYRFAGLPLTPQVEEWIGKNTQAPQDGNGVYSTRKNSSEQFEKWRFSIPFKLAQVVQDACAPAMRLFGYKLADSPTTLANRSFSLLEEAQPSWVT; this is encoded by the exons ATGGAGATCCGACGCACCTTGCCCCAGGATgtctgggagctgctgcactGCCTGAAGATGAGGAGCAAGTATGCCATCCTGCTGGTCTTCGTCATCGGCCTCGTCATCATCGAGAAAGAGAATAACTTCATCTCCAG GGTGTCAGACAAGCTGAAGCAGTCCCCACAGGCGCTGGTGGAGGCCAACGGCACAGAAATCAGCCCAGCACCGGCTGAGAATGGTTCGCTGGCCTCGTTGCAAGAGTTGGATGCTGCCTTCTCCCAGCTGAGGTCCCGCTTGCACAATGTCACCCTGCAGCTGGTGGGCAACAGGGATCCCGGACCGCGGCGGCACGTCCTGCTGATGGCCACCACCCGCACCGGCTCCTCCTTTGTGGGGGAGTTCTTCAACCAGCAAGGCAACATCTTCTACCTCTTCGAGCCCCTCTGGCACATTGAGCGGACGGTTACCTTTGAGCCAGGGGGAGCCAACGCGGTGGGCTCAGCTCTGGTCTACCGGGATGTCCTCAAGCAGCTCCTCCTCTGTGACCTCTACATCTTGGAGAGCTTCATTTTACCAGCACCCGAGGGCCATCTGACGCCCTTCATGTTTCGTCGAGGTTCGAGCCGCTCACTCTGCGAGGAGCCCGTCTGCACGCCCAGCTCCAAGAAGGTCTTTGAGAAGTACCACTGCAAGAACCGCCGCTGTGGCCCCCTCAACATCACGCTGGCTGCCGAGGCGTGCCGGCGCAAGCAGCACGTGGCCCTGAAGACAGTGCGCATCCGGCAGCTGGAGTTCCTGCAGCCGCTGGTGGAGGACCCTCGGCTGGACGTGCGCATCATCCAGCTGGTGCGGGACCCTCGAGCTGTCCTGGCCTCTCGCATAGTGGCCTTCTCTGGCAAATACGAGACCTGGAAGAAGTGGGCATCTGAAGGGGAGGCTCCTCTCCACGAGGAGGAGGTGCAGCGGCTGCGGGGCAACTGCGAGAGCATCCGTCTGTCAGCCGAGCTGGGGCTGCGGCGCCCGCGTTGGCTGCGGGGCCGCTACATGCTGGTGCGCTACGAGGACGTGGCACGGGCGCCCTTGCAGAAGGCAGAGGAGATGTACCGCTTCGCCGGGCTCCCCCTCACCCCACAAGTGGAGGAGTGGATCGGCAAAAACACACAAGCCCCCCAGGATGGGAACGGTGTCTACTCCACTCGTAAAAACTCCTCTGAGCAGTTTGAGAAGTGGCGGTTCAGCATCCCCTTCAAGCTGGCGCAGGTGGTGCAGGATGCCTGTGCCCCAGCCATGCGTCTCTTCGGCTACAAGCTGGCTGACAGCCCCACCACGCTGGCTAACCGCTCCTTCAGCTTGCTGGAGGAGGCACAGCCCTCCTGGGTCACGTAA